From the genome of Brassica oleracea var. oleracea cultivar TO1000 chromosome C4, BOL, whole genome shotgun sequence:
TCGAAAGATCTAACTAACTTTGTGAGTGAACAAAAAAAGGTTTTTGTTCGCTAAAAAAAATTAAACCCGGGTCTATTAAATATACAGACCTAATTCCTGGGTAAGAGGTGCAACCTACAGATGGATCCTTTCCCGGGTATTTAAATGGGCTGTAAGCATGGGTCCATATCCGCGTGGCCAGATGTGGAGCTAATAATTTCGCACTAGAAGAGAGTCGATCCCTGGCCTAGACCAACATGGCAACTCCTCTAGTGGAAACCACTAGACCACCACGATGTGGTTCTGAGTGGTTCTGAGTGAACAAAACTTTAAATAGGTAGTTTGGGTGAACCCTACACTAAAACATTAAGAACTCAAATCCAAGTGATCAAATGATCCACGAGGAGTGTTTATACACTGTGAAATGGAACTTGGTCTATAGCGAGTTTAAACCTTTGGTCTTAACTAATACCATCCGAGTTTGGTTTCTTTAGTGGAAAAGAAGGTAAAAGAGCTAGCTAGTTTTTCGAACATTTTTGACGTACCATTGCTAAGTCTAGTTTGCATGTACAAGACGCTAATTTTGCTTCCGTCTTCGTAGTAAATTCCGATCTTCTCGTTGGGGTTTTTGGCCGTAATGGTGACGTTAAACGCGGTCGACAAACTCGAATCTTGGTTATTGAGTATAGACCGCGTGAGCTGTAACCGGTCGATATTGTAATCCGGTAACTTTGGTCTAAAGACAAGGTAGAGTATACCAACGGCCGCTCCTACGACGACAATTAGGAGAAAGAGAACGAGGAGCGTATAACACACACACCTACACCAACAGCTTCTCCTTCCTTTCTTCTTCCTTTGAGGAGAATCCAACTGTGGTGGTTGCGTCACAGATTCTTTGGTTGTGTCACCGTGTTCCGATCTTGAGGAGCCACGTGAGACAAGAGGAACTGTTGGATGCGTCGGAGGTGGTGGAGCTTCCGGATCGCTCACTGGATGGATTTTCTGGTGTTCGGACATGTTTCACGTTTTTGAAGATTGGCTTACGTTTCGGGAATACAACTCAAGTAGTCTCCAACTTTTCGAGGTAAATAAAGATTGTTTTAATGGAAAGGGGATCTTCTTCACGTTTTCTTTTTGGTTAATTGTATTTATAAGCAGTATGTTAGGTGTTTTGTTTAAAAGTAGTGTATTCATGAGGAGAAAAGTAATTAAACATTTAAATTTTCACACAAAACGTGTCCTTTTGAATTACTTGTGCCTTTTTGGACCGTAATAGTTTTGGGTTAACCAAGACTAGTCAGTTGGGCGTCAATTCTGGGTTCCGCAGACGTAAAGATGAGCGTTCGTGCATGGTCCGCATATACAACGGGTCTACCAAGACATTTTAATAAATATATATTTGTTGCAACGATGTCCTTTTCTTAAAGTTTTTTTTTTTTGGGCAAACATTCGTTTATAAAGCTTAAGCTACAAGGTTCTCTCTTTCCAAAGAAGAGTTTGATTCAGAAAACAGAACCTCTTTAGCCAGACGATCAGCGATCGTGTTACAACGCCGAGGTACAAATTTAAAAGAGATAGACGACATGGAATTACTCAACACACTGATGTCATGGAGAATTCCTTGTAGTGCAATCACAGACGTGTTTCCTGTGATCAGATTGATCAAGCCTTTTGAGTCTGAGTGACAGACCAGGTCTTTGATGTTAAGGGAGATAGCGGCTTTGATTACCGCCTTAAGTGCCAACGCTTCTGCAACTAGCGCTGATGCCACTATGGGGCACGGTGAAGATCCTTGCAGGAGAGTAGCACCGGCAGAGTTCGAGCATGTCCAGCCCAATCCTCCTGCACTAGTAGCACTATTCCAAGCTGCATCTGAAAAGCAGAGAAACTCGTTCTCTCGGGGCTGAGATTGAGGCACACTCGCGGAGCAGTCTTTCCTCGAAACAGAGTGAGGCGAGGTGGTTAAGTTCGACTGTTGTAACAATTGTGAGAAGGAACAGATGCGAAAACAGATGAATAAAAGCGATGTAACAACGACACAGAGATTTAACGTGGTTCACCAACTTGGCTACGTCCACGGACAAAGAGAGATCTTATTATTGGAGGCGATATTGAGTTTACAGAGTGCAAGTTTAGAGTTACTTCGAGTACAAGATATATATAGTAACATCTCGCATCTAAAACCCTAGACTAAACGGACTCATGGGCTTAAGCCCACGATCAGATGTAACATCCATAATAACTTGATGCAACGCTCTTGATGCAACCGAGTCGGTATGATGTACATGATGTAACATCCATCGCCTAGATGTAACATCCAAATTCAAGGCATATCAACAATTCTCCACCTTGACTTGAATCCTCTCAATAACAGATGTACCAGATGCACCTTCAAGTGCCAAATGTACCAGATGCGCTTCTCTGCGCTAGATGTACCATCGCTCTCTTTGCCTCAGATGTCCCTTCGGACCAGATGTGCTGCTTAGACGAACCANNNNNNNNNNNNNNNNNNNNNNNNNNNNNNNNNNNNNNNNNNNNNNNNNNNNNNNNNNNNNNNNNNNNNNNNNNNNNNNNNNNNNNNNNNNNNNNNNNNNNNNNNNNNNNNNNNNNNNNNNNNNNNNNNNNNNNNNNNNNNNNNNNNNNNNNNNNNNNNNNNNNNNNNNNNNNNNNNNNNNNNNNNNNNNNNNNNNNNNNNNNNNNNNNNNNNNNNNNNNNNNNNNNNNNNNNNNNNNNNNNNNNNNNNNNNNNNNNNNNNNNNNNNNNNNNNNNNNNNNNNNNNNNNNNNNNNNNNNNNNNNNNNNNNNNNNNNNNNNNNNNNNNNNNNNNNNNNNNNNNNNNNNNNNNNNNNNNNNNNNNNNNNNNNNNNNNNNNNNNNNNNNNNNNNNNNNNNNNNNNNNNNNNNNNNNNNNNNNNNNNNNNNNNNNNNNNNNNNNNNNNNNNNNNNNNNNNNNNNNNNNNNNNNNNNNNNNNNNNNNNNNNNNNNNNNNNNNNNNNNNNNNNNNNNNNNNNNNNNNNNNNNNNNNNNNNNNNNNNNNNNNNNNNNNNNNNNNNNNNNNNNNNNNNNNNNNNNNNNNNNNNNNNNNNNNNNNNNNNNNNNNNNNNNNNNNNNNNNNNNNNNNNNNNNNNNNNNNNNNNNNNNNNNNNNNNNNNNNNNNNNNNNNNNNNNNNNNNNNNNNNNNNNNNNNNNNNNNNNATATATATATATATATATATATATATATATATATATATTAAATTAAATGATTAACTATTATTATAATGTAATATATTTCTAAATTATAAATTGCAAAATAAAAAATTAACATTTTTTGTTTGTGTCTCTAATTTAATTATAAATAAATTTAAAAATGTATCAAACAGTAAGAACATTATCATTTAGTTTACAAGTTATTTTGAACATGCTCTAGTTAGGGCTAGCTCTAGTAGTAAAGTGGACCACAGAAAAAAAGCAAGGCAATTAAAAGAAAAAAAGAAAAAAAGTTAATGGATGGTGAACTTAAATGATCTATATATGTCAGGTTTATGGATGGTGAACTTAAATGCAGTTGGAGTTGGTCCAGTTGAGTTTCCATTTCAGACGATTTTTTCCCTTTCTTTGTCAATAGACCAATCCGATGACAATGATGTTGTTTTTCCAGCTTAGTCAAGTCAAATAGTTTTAAATTGAATGTTTTTCGTGGAGAATGTGCTGATGTTTAAAAATCCTAATCGACCTTTGAAAACATAGGTAGTTAGTTGAGGCATCAAGCATCAAATAATAAAAGAAACTATCTATAACTAGAAAAATTCAATTCTAGCGACCGAAGAATATGTACATACCAAATGACATTAGTATGATGCATTCATGATTGATCAAGGATTTGTACTACGTACCAAACATTACGAGAAGTGTCGTTGGTCTTCCAAGTTCGGCTTCCCCAAATATGGCAAAGAGAGTTGATGAGGCAAGTCACATGATGCTCCATTGCTACCCCAATACCCTACATACATCCACCAGCATTACAAATTCTTCATCATTTATCATCAATAGTTATTATTACTATTGATAGACAAACACAATAGGTAAACGTTGCTTTCAAGATATTATTTTGGTAAGTAAATAGAATAAAAGGAAAAGAAGAGCGTAAGT
Proteins encoded in this window:
- the LOC106338748 gene encoding uncharacterized protein LOC106338748, with amino-acid sequence MEHHVTCLINSLCHIWGSRTWKTNDTSRNSNLTTSPHSVSRKDCSASVPQSQPRENEFLCFSDAAWNSATSAGGLGWTCSNSAGATLLQGSSPCPIVASALVAEALALKAVIKAAISLNIKDLVCHSDSKGLINLITGNTSVIALQGILHDISVLSNSMSSISFKFVPRRCNTIADRLAKEVLFSESNSSLERENLVA
- the LOC106341146 gene encoding protein YLS9 → MSEHQKIHPVSDPEAPPPPTHPTVPLVSRGSSRSEHGDTTKESVTQPPQLDSPQRKKKGRRSCWCRCVCYTLLVLFLLIVVVGAAVGILYLVFRPKLPDYNIDRLQLTRSILNNQDSSLSTAFNVTITAKNPNEKIGIYYEDGSKISVLYMQTRLSNGSLPKFYQGHENTTIIFVEMTGYTQNATSLMATLLEQQQLTGSIPLRIRVTQPVRIKLGKLKLPEVKFFVRCGVFVDSLAANSVIRVRNSNCKFRFKL